One genomic segment of Dysosmobacter sp. Marseille-Q4140 includes these proteins:
- a CDS encoding flavodoxin family protein, whose translation MSKKVLVISTSPRKGGNSDTLADEFARGAREAGNQVEKIFLADKTIGFCKGCLTCVKTQRCIIRDDAESVVQEMKTADVIAFATPVYYYGMCGQMKTMLDRSNPLFSADYRFRDIYLLAAAAEENEHTVDGTVTGLMGWIDCFEKARLAGTAFAGGVTSVGQIQGRPALKKAYEMGKSV comes from the coding sequence ATGAGCAAGAAGGTTTTGGTGATTTCCACCAGCCCGCGAAAGGGCGGCAACTCGGACACCTTGGCGGACGAATTCGCCCGCGGAGCCCGGGAGGCCGGGAATCAAGTGGAAAAGATATTCTTGGCTGACAAGACCATCGGTTTTTGCAAAGGATGCCTGACCTGTGTAAAGACCCAGCGCTGTATCATCCGCGACGACGCGGAGTCGGTGGTTCAAGAGATGAAGACAGCCGACGTGATTGCTTTTGCAACTCCCGTCTACTATTACGGCATGTGCGGCCAGATGAAAACCATGCTGGACCGCTCCAACCCGCTGTTTTCCGCCGATTACCGGTTCCGTGATATTTACCTTCTGGCTGCCGCCGCGGAAGAGAATGAACACACTGTGGACGGGACGGTCACCGGCCTCATGGGGTGGATCGACTGTTTTGAAAAGGCGCGTCTGGCCGGAACGGCTTTTGCCGGCGGCGTGACCTCCGTGGGGCAGATCCAGGGCCGCCCTGCGCTGAAAAAGGCCTATGAAATGGGGAAGAGCGTTTGA